From a single Candidatus Saccharimonadales bacterium genomic region:
- a CDS encoding FAD-linked oxidase C-terminal domain-containing protein, giving the protein SDIRDNVGYSPITRVKRKDGSFDLTPLIVGSQGTLGIISEMIMKNEFVSAHMAVAAVAFSSSETARDALDNLRKLEPAFLEYYDGALFEAAASEGKVYDFYKTACASGSVSTVIMIGFDDFNERARSRKLKKVAKTLQNVEVTLVSANGEDAQEILAIREVTAYSLRPAGKDLSAPPLFDGAYIPSERFDDFSSAVATLAAKHHVTLPLHGRILESVYSTRPQLQFHKVGDKQKVFKLLDEYAKIVESCGGHLIGEGGEGRVKARFAYAPLDDDILEFFTAVKAIFDPFAILNPGVKQTAEIRQLVSQLRTDYDTAQFASYVPYS; this is encoded by the coding sequence AGCGATATCCGCGACAATGTCGGCTATAGTCCGATCACAAGGGTCAAACGAAAAGATGGATCGTTCGACCTAACTCCGCTTATCGTAGGAAGCCAAGGAACGCTTGGAATTATTTCAGAAATGATTATGAAGAACGAATTCGTTAGCGCACATATGGCCGTGGCCGCCGTGGCGTTTAGCAGTAGTGAAACTGCTAGGGATGCGCTGGATAACCTACGTAAACTCGAACCAGCTTTTTTGGAATATTACGACGGTGCATTATTTGAAGCAGCGGCAAGCGAAGGGAAAGTATACGATTTTTACAAAACCGCTTGTGCTAGCGGCAGCGTAAGCACGGTCATTATGATAGGGTTCGATGACTTTAATGAGCGAGCCCGAAGCCGCAAGCTTAAAAAGGTTGCCAAAACATTACAAAATGTTGAAGTGACACTAGTAAGCGCTAACGGGGAAGATGCCCAAGAAATTTTGGCAATCCGTGAAGTAACCGCATACTCCTTACGGCCTGCAGGCAAAGATCTCTCGGCACCTCCACTTTTTGACGGTGCATATATTCCATCCGAACGTTTTGATGATTTCTCATCGGCGGTTGCTACGCTGGCGGCAAAGCATCACGTTACTTTGCCTCTTCACGGCCGAATTCTAGAAAGCGTCTACTCTACGCGCCCTCAATTGCAGTTTCACAAAGTAGGTGACAAGCAAAAAGTATTCAAGCTTCTTGATGAATACGCGAAGATTGTTGAAAGTTGTGGAGGCCATCTGATCGGAGAAGGGGGCGAGGGCCGAGTAAAAGCACGCTTTGCCTATGCTCCACTCGACGACGATATACTCGAGTTTTTCACGGCTGTAAAAGCGATTTTTGATCCGTTTGCTATCCTTAACCCCGGGGTAAAACAAACCGCCGAGATCAGGCAGCTAGTTTCTCAGCTTCGGACAGATTATGACACGGCGCAATTCGCTAGCTATGTTCCCTATAGCTAA
- a CDS encoding ATP-binding protein, with protein MKRTLYLMLGYPGSGKSHFSKRFATQIKALRLNSDHLRRHLFDKPEEHHGSTDHLLVFGALAYAAHEALSAGHSVVCDANYNFVKDRARYAAIAHKLGADVAVIWIKTPIDIAVERGENREITNDQMRFAPEHVLRVASEIEAPSMPDEYYVEIDGTLEFEDQFAQFKKQIRSLHQSK; from the coding sequence ATGAAACGTACCCTATATCTTATGTTGGGATATCCTGGCTCTGGAAAAAGTCATTTCTCAAAAAGATTTGCAACACAAATTAAAGCTCTCCGCTTAAATAGTGACCACCTAAGACGACATTTATTTGATAAGCCTGAAGAACATCACGGCTCGACTGATCATCTGCTCGTATTTGGCGCACTTGCGTATGCTGCACACGAAGCCTTAAGTGCGGGTCATTCCGTTGTGTGTGATGCAAACTACAATTTCGTCAAAGACCGGGCAAGATACGCTGCGATCGCTCATAAGCTTGGTGCAGACGTTGCTGTGATCTGGATAAAAACCCCGATAGATATAGCCGTTGAACGCGGAGAAAATCGAGAAATTACCAATGATCAGATGCGGTTTGCCCCCGAACATGTACTGCGGGTAGCGAGTGAAATTGAAGCACCCTCCATGCCTGATGAGTATTATGTCGAAATTGACGGCACATTAGAGTTCGAGGATCAGTTCGCCCAGTTCAAAAAACAAATCCGTAGCCTGCATCAATCCAAATAG
- a CDS encoding TrmH family RNA methyltransferase has translation MNELSVGVGPYEKPWPVGFQYDVVLLENGDRRNVEDKYRYWTVNAIKADLDKTRVDLHIAIENWQHDLNIGTIVRNANAFNVAAVHIIGRRHWNRRGAMVTDRYLDIIQHQTVEDFVKAVDGRHIIAVDNLPGAEPLSETMLPKKAVLVFGGEGPGLSQEMRDASEKMVMIEQLGSTRSVNVGVAAGIVMYAWLQQHIFSVD, from the coding sequence ATGAATGAATTATCCGTAGGTGTTGGACCATATGAAAAGCCATGGCCCGTAGGATTCCAATACGATGTTGTACTACTAGAAAATGGCGACCGTCGGAACGTTGAAGATAAATATCGCTACTGGACGGTAAATGCCATTAAAGCCGACCTCGACAAAACTCGAGTCGATCTTCATATTGCGATCGAGAATTGGCAGCATGACCTTAATATTGGTACGATTGTACGAAATGCCAATGCCTTTAATGTAGCGGCCGTACATATTATTGGTCGCCGTCACTGGAATCGTCGAGGAGCGATGGTAACCGATCGTTATCTTGATATTATTCAGCACCAAACGGTCGAAGATTTCGTGAAGGCTGTAGATGGCCGTCATATCATAGCCGTAGATAATCTACCTGGCGCCGAGCCTCTTTCTGAAACAATGCTACCTAAAAAAGCGGTGCTCGTATTTGGAGGTGAGGGACCAGGGTTAAGCCAAGAAATGCGTGATGCTTCTGAAAAAATGGTGATGATCGAGCAATTAGGGAGTACACGATCTGTCAATGTTGGCGTGGCGGCTGGTATCGTTATGTACGCATGGCTGCAGCAGCATATTTTTAGCGTTGATTAG
- the hisS gene encoding histidine--tRNA ligase has product MSRSKSSRLRLPDKNATITPMSSLSSQPYKGTRDSYPEDMRVRNYIFAQWRRTVKSFGYEEYGTPLLEPLELYAAKSGQELVSEQTYTFTDRGGRVVAIRPELTPSVSRMVAARRQEMAYPARLYNISNYMRYERPQRGREREFWQMNVDIFGVEGALPESEVIGIGYTLLKNLGATDEMFIIKINNRKVINYMMAQYLGLDTIQAQLMIKLFDRKNKIAAEDFRDQAIEIFGEQAAPEGLKKISALLSAKSMGELPEDIRESGAVKEVQELFTLLERAGVKNAIFDITLMRGLDYYTGTVFEFFDTHPDNNRAMYGGGRYDGLVGLFGAEPISAVGMAPGLTMTELFLQTHKLLPDLPSTTEVYIVVLGDALKGAMKLASDLREEGVNTELDITGRKLDKQLKTAVKKHIPFIIFVGDDELQSEIYPFKDTASSEEQKLSFERIVSSVKDRRRKHDDDLDDLFE; this is encoded by the coding sequence ATGTCCAGATCTAAAAGCTCACGCTTGCGTTTACCGGATAAAAATGCAACAATAACCCCTATGAGTAGTTTGTCTTCGCAACCCTACAAAGGTACGCGTGATTCTTACCCCGAAGATATGCGTGTTCGAAACTATATTTTTGCGCAGTGGCGTCGAACCGTTAAATCGTTTGGATACGAAGAATACGGCACACCTCTTTTAGAGCCGCTTGAACTTTATGCCGCTAAATCCGGTCAAGAACTCGTTAGCGAGCAAACCTACACGTTTACCGACCGCGGTGGCCGCGTTGTAGCCATCCGTCCCGAACTAACGCCGAGCGTCAGCCGCATGGTAGCTGCTAGACGCCAGGAAATGGCATACCCAGCCCGTTTATATAACATTAGCAACTACATGCGCTACGAACGCCCTCAGCGCGGTCGTGAACGCGAATTCTGGCAGATGAATGTCGATATTTTTGGCGTGGAAGGCGCTCTGCCGGAATCTGAAGTAATCGGCATAGGCTATACGCTGCTTAAAAACCTTGGCGCGACTGACGAGATGTTCATCATCAAAATTAATAACCGAAAAGTTATTAATTATATGATGGCACAGTATCTTGGCCTTGATACTATTCAGGCGCAGTTAATGATCAAGCTATTTGACCGCAAGAATAAGATTGCAGCTGAGGACTTTCGTGATCAGGCAATCGAGATTTTTGGCGAACAAGCCGCCCCGGAAGGTCTAAAAAAGATTTCCGCACTTCTGTCCGCTAAAAGCATGGGCGAATTACCTGAGGATATTCGTGAAAGCGGAGCTGTAAAGGAAGTCCAAGAACTATTTACGCTGTTAGAACGTGCCGGTGTTAAAAATGCTATTTTTGACATTACCCTAATGCGAGGCCTCGACTACTATACGGGTACTGTATTTGAATTTTTCGACACGCACCCGGACAATAACCGTGCGATGTATGGCGGTGGCCGCTACGACGGACTTGTCGGTTTGTTTGGCGCCGAACCTATTTCGGCAGTTGGTATGGCACCCGGCCTTACGATGACCGAATTATTTTTACAGACGCACAAACTCCTGCCCGACCTTCCTTCTACGACCGAGGTTTATATTGTTGTACTTGGCGACGCTCTAAAAGGTGCTATGAAATTAGCGAGCGATCTACGTGAAGAAGGCGTGAATACCGAACTTGATATCACTGGTCGTAAACTCGACAAGCAGCTTAAGACAGCGGTGAAAAAACACATTCCATTCATTATTTTTGTTGGTGATGACGAGCTGCAAAGCGAGATCTATCCATTCAAGGACACCGCTTCAAGTGAAGAGCAAAAACTGAGCTTCGAACGTATTGTCAGTAGTGTCAAAGATCGCCGCCGCAAGCATGACGACGATTTAGACGATTTGTTCGAGTAG
- the tig gene encoding trigger factor — translation MKTTVKHLSDTKVELTISLDAKELKDAEQVALTKLSKSVKVPGFRKGNVPASVAAKHVDPNLLSQQTLEDALSKSVAEAFTAENLQVLDRPAVDVKKFVPGSEVEFTAEAEILPKITLGDYKKLKAKKTAAKVVAADVDEVVERMRIGMAEKKDVKRAAKNGDEATINFIGKKDGVAFEGGTGNDYPLTLGSNSFIPGFEEGIIGKKSDETFDLELTFPDDYHAADLKGAKVVFETTLTALREIVLPELTDEFAAKAGPFTSIKEMKDDIKNELAAQKDREAVEKLKDELVKELVEVSNAPTPDVLVKDQAESIERDMTQNLMYQGLTLEQYLENKGFGSKEEWQETEVKDAAIARVKAGLVLAELSKAEKIEATNKELDEHVELYKKQYANNPQMVAQFDQPEARRDIANRLLTEKTVDRLIELNS, via the coding sequence ATGAAGACTACCGTAAAACACCTATCCGACACAAAGGTTGAGCTAACTATCTCGCTTGACGCTAAAGAACTTAAAGACGCCGAACAAGTGGCGCTTACAAAACTATCAAAATCCGTGAAAGTCCCGGGCTTTCGTAAGGGTAACGTGCCAGCTAGTGTGGCTGCAAAGCATGTTGATCCTAATTTGCTTTCGCAACAAACCCTTGAAGATGCGCTTTCAAAGTCTGTAGCCGAAGCCTTTACGGCCGAGAATCTACAAGTACTTGACCGCCCCGCTGTCGATGTTAAGAAATTCGTTCCCGGTAGCGAAGTAGAATTCACAGCCGAAGCTGAAATCTTACCAAAAATAACGCTAGGTGACTATAAAAAACTGAAAGCTAAAAAAACAGCCGCTAAAGTTGTTGCAGCCGATGTTGACGAAGTCGTTGAACGTATGCGTATTGGCATGGCCGAGAAAAAAGATGTGAAGCGCGCTGCTAAAAATGGCGACGAAGCAACAATCAACTTCATTGGTAAAAAAGATGGCGTTGCGTTTGAAGGCGGTACAGGTAACGACTATCCTTTGACTCTTGGAAGTAACTCATTTATTCCAGGGTTCGAAGAAGGTATTATTGGTAAAAAATCGGACGAAACATTTGATCTTGAACTTACGTTTCCCGATGATTATCACGCGGCTGACCTAAAAGGCGCTAAAGTTGTTTTTGAAACGACTCTGACAGCTCTTAGGGAAATCGTCCTACCTGAACTTACTGATGAATTCGCAGCCAAAGCTGGTCCTTTCACTTCTATTAAAGAGATGAAAGATGACATCAAAAACGAACTAGCTGCACAAAAAGACCGTGAAGCCGTCGAAAAACTTAAAGACGAACTTGTTAAAGAACTCGTTGAAGTAAGCAATGCTCCGACTCCAGATGTCCTAGTTAAGGATCAAGCCGAATCAATCGAACGCGACATGACGCAGAACTTGATGTACCAAGGCTTAACGCTTGAACAGTATCTTGAGAACAAGGGCTTCGGATCAAAAGAAGAATGGCAAGAAACTGAAGTTAAAGACGCAGCAATCGCACGCGTTAAAGCCGGACTTGTGCTTGCTGAACTTAGTAAAGCTGAAAAGATTGAAGCAACGAATAAAGAACTCGACGAACATGTCGAACTATATAAAAAACAGTACGCCAATAACCCGCAAATGGTCGCGCAATTCGATCAGCCAGAAGCTCGTCGTGATATTGCTAACCGTCTACTGACCGAAAAAACAGTTGATCGTCTCATAGAACTCAACAGCTAA
- the cfa gene encoding cyclopropane fatty acyl phospholipid synthase — protein MSAEQTIRQLLAEADVKINGSRPSDLQVLDDRFYGRVLRHRELGLGESYMDRWWSSKALDELIAKVLSANLRRKVRISPEMAWTFVLSSITNRQTITGAKKNASHHYNIGNDLYERMLDKRMVYSCGYWRNAKNLDQAQEAKLDLICRKLHLKKGMKVLDIGCGWGGFSKFAAEKYGAVVTGVSPAAEQVKLARKRTKGLSVTIKQLDYRDVKGKYDRIVSIGMLEHVGNKNYPTFFNQCLKLLKPDGLMLHHTIGANHTTRANDPWIDKYIFPGGHLPSLAELTKVTQKQFIIEDIHNFGPDYDKTLMAWHANFVKHYKEIKGEYDERFYRMWTYYLLVCAGLFRARHAQLWQIVMRPRGRSDTYESIR, from the coding sequence ATGAGCGCAGAGCAGACGATTCGGCAGCTCCTTGCCGAGGCAGATGTGAAAATAAACGGATCTAGACCGTCAGATCTGCAGGTTCTTGATGATAGATTCTATGGACGTGTCCTTCGCCACCGCGAACTTGGTCTAGGTGAGTCGTACATGGATCGCTGGTGGTCATCAAAGGCGCTTGACGAACTGATCGCAAAAGTCCTGAGCGCTAATCTTCGCCGCAAAGTTCGGATTAGTCCTGAAATGGCTTGGACGTTTGTTCTGTCGTCTATTACTAATCGCCAAACTATTACGGGTGCTAAGAAGAACGCTTCTCATCACTACAATATCGGCAATGATCTTTATGAGCGGATGCTAGATAAGCGCATGGTCTATAGCTGCGGCTACTGGCGAAATGCTAAAAATCTGGACCAAGCCCAAGAGGCAAAACTCGATTTGATCTGTCGCAAACTTCATCTGAAAAAAGGCATGAAAGTGCTCGATATTGGTTGTGGCTGGGGAGGTTTTTCCAAGTTTGCAGCTGAAAAATACGGTGCAGTTGTTACGGGCGTTAGTCCGGCCGCCGAACAAGTCAAACTTGCCCGTAAACGCACAAAGGGTCTATCGGTGACGATCAAGCAACTTGATTACCGCGATGTGAAAGGCAAATACGACCGAATTGTATCTATCGGCATGCTGGAACATGTCGGAAATAAAAACTATCCGACGTTCTTTAACCAGTGTCTAAAATTATTAAAACCTGACGGTTTGATGTTGCATCACACAATCGGGGCTAATCATACTACCAGGGCTAATGACCCCTGGATTGATAAATATATTTTTCCAGGTGGGCATTTGCCCTCGCTTGCCGAATTAACCAAGGTGACGCAAAAGCAATTTATCATTGAAGATATACATAACTTTGGCCCGGATTATGACAAAACATTAATGGCCTGGCATGCTAATTTTGTAAAGCACTATAAAGAGATTAAAGGCGAATATGACGAACGATTTTACCGTATGTGGACATACTATCTGTTGGTATGTGCTGGCCTATTTCGCGCCCGTCACGCACAGCTCTGGCAAATCGTCATGCGTCCTAGAGGACGTAGTGATACCTACGAAAGCATTCGTTAG
- a CDS encoding ATP-dependent Clp protease proteolytic subunit, with translation MNKPSNYLVPTVIEKTHEGERAFDIYSRLLSERIIFLGEEVNEHTANIVVAQLLHLAYDDPKKDIKLYINSPGGSVYDGLAIFDTIQFIAPDVQTIGIGLQASMGAFLLSSGTKGKRVALPNSRIMIHQPSSGTQGKITDQEITLREGLFLKHRLNEILAKNTGQKLSKIEKDVDRDFWMSAEEAVKYGLIDEVIEKA, from the coding sequence ATGAATAAGCCAAGCAATTATCTCGTACCAACAGTTATCGAAAAAACACACGAGGGTGAGCGTGCCTTTGATATCTATTCTCGCCTGTTAAGCGAACGTATTATTTTCCTCGGCGAGGAAGTAAATGAACATACGGCTAACATCGTTGTAGCCCAACTTTTACACCTTGCGTATGATGACCCTAAAAAAGACATCAAACTATATATCAACAGCCCAGGGGGTAGCGTATACGACGGCCTAGCGATCTTTGATACTATTCAGTTTATTGCACCTGATGTACAAACAATTGGTATTGGACTACAAGCCAGTATGGGCGCATTCCTGCTCAGTAGTGGAACAAAAGGCAAGCGTGTCGCACTTCCAAATAGCCGTATTATGATCCACCAACCGAGCAGTGGCACTCAAGGTAAGATTACCGACCAAGAGATCACCCTGCGTGAAGGATTGTTCCTCAAGCACCGCTTAAATGAAATCCTTGCTAAAAACACCGGTCAGAAATTATCTAAAATCGAAAAAGACGTTGATCGTGACTTTTGGATGAGTGCCGAAGAAGCCGTCAAGTACGGTCTTATCGACGAAGTAATCGAAAAGGCTTAA
- a CDS encoding DNA-directed RNA polymerase subunit beta has product MAKTKQSAAKRVFFTKGDTALPLPNLIAHQKDSWREFVETGLSEIFSELNPIEDYTGQKLELRFKEYAFQDPKTSEQDAKENNLTFDAPLHANVELTNKVTGEVKEQEIYLGDYPWMTDRGTFVINGTERVVVSQLIRSAGVFFTADSGVGRNNYGAKLIPGRGAWLEFETAANGTIYVKIDRRRKLPVTTLLRALGHSKTSEIKSLFADVDTGEVKYIDATLEKDPSKGANEALIEVYRRLRPGDLATVDNARSMIERMFFDFKRFDYSRVGRYKLNRRLGVDVLNTTENRVFQMSDLIAIIKEIIRLNNSQEPADDIDALSNRRVKLVGELVARQFRVGMLRMQRNAMDRMSMSDIETVTPGQLINARPVVAAVREFFASSQLSQLMDEVNPLAELSHKRRLSSMGPGGLSRERAGFDVRDAHPTHYGRLCSVETPEGANIGLVLNLATYARVNEYGFIETPYLKVVKGKVTEELVYLDASQELTEVIADAGAKINDDGTFAAERVSARNNLNPEQVDVSEVTYMDAAYKQILGSTASLVPFIEKNRVDRSLTGSNMQKQAVPLLTPQAPIVGTGIEGELAKNTSQLVTAEGDGEVVRADGDEIHVKYKDGTKVYELTHFAKSNDDRSINQKTRVNRGDKVVAGDVLIEGASIADGELALGRDLTVAFMPWGGYNMDDAIVLSDRIVQEDALTSINIKDYTVEVRETKLGPEIVTRDIPNVSEESLRHLDETGVVQIGSEVKAGDVLVGKITPKGEQELSSEERLLRAIFGEKAKDVRDTSQRMNNAGGGKVVGIKIFSRENGHELKAGVLMQIQIFVAQLRKISVGDKLAGRHGNKGVVARILPVEDMPFMEDGTPVDVVLNPLGVPSRMNIGQLFETHLGMAARALGYKVATPPFNGVPNDIISDELEKAGFARDGKSQLFDGRTGDAFEERTTVGVMHIIKLHHMVSDKIHARSTGPYTMVTQQPLGGKAQNGGQRFGEMEVWALEAYGAATTLQEMLTIKSDDVYGRAKAYESIIKNEAIVGPKLPESFNVLVKELQGLGLRVDLLVDSEDAIVDAEQVIAAAGPADKTVPALDDTEVETVLDEADELGDIDGEDGISIQDIDEIEEIKEEA; this is encoded by the coding sequence GTGGCAAAAACCAAGCAGAGCGCAGCAAAGCGTGTCTTTTTTACTAAAGGCGACACAGCTTTACCGCTACCAAATCTCATCGCTCACCAAAAAGATTCTTGGCGTGAATTCGTCGAGACTGGTCTGAGCGAAATATTTTCAGAACTTAATCCTATCGAGGATTACACAGGACAAAAACTAGAATTACGATTCAAGGAATATGCGTTCCAAGATCCAAAAACTAGCGAGCAAGACGCAAAGGAAAATAACTTAACCTTTGACGCTCCTTTGCATGCCAACGTAGAACTTACCAACAAAGTTACTGGTGAAGTTAAAGAACAAGAGATTTATCTTGGTGACTACCCATGGATGACCGACCGCGGTACGTTTGTGATTAACGGTACCGAACGTGTCGTTGTTTCTCAGCTTATCCGTAGTGCAGGTGTATTCTTTACTGCCGATAGCGGTGTGGGCCGTAATAACTACGGTGCTAAACTAATTCCTGGCCGTGGTGCATGGTTGGAATTTGAAACCGCTGCTAACGGTACTATTTATGTTAAGATCGACCGCCGCCGTAAACTTCCTGTTACTACACTTTTGCGTGCCCTAGGCCACAGCAAAACATCTGAAATCAAAAGCCTTTTTGCCGATGTTGACACCGGTGAAGTAAAATACATCGATGCAACGCTTGAAAAAGACCCTTCAAAGGGTGCAAACGAAGCACTAATCGAAGTATACCGACGTCTACGTCCGGGCGACCTTGCCACGGTCGACAACGCACGTAGCATGATCGAACGTATGTTCTTTGACTTCAAACGCTTTGACTACAGTCGCGTTGGTCGTTACAAACTAAACCGCCGTTTAGGTGTTGATGTTCTAAACACGACTGAAAACCGTGTTTTCCAAATGAGCGACCTTATTGCCATTATTAAGGAGATTATTCGCCTTAATAACTCTCAGGAACCTGCCGACGACATCGACGCACTATCTAACCGCCGCGTGAAACTAGTTGGTGAGCTTGTTGCTCGTCAGTTCCGCGTTGGTATGCTGCGTATGCAACGTAACGCCATGGACCGTATGTCTATGTCTGACATCGAAACAGTTACTCCAGGCCAGCTAATTAACGCTCGTCCTGTCGTTGCTGCCGTTCGTGAGTTCTTTGCCAGTTCACAGCTTTCACAGCTGATGGACGAAGTTAACCCGCTTGCCGAGCTTTCACACAAACGCCGCCTAAGCTCAATGGGCCCTGGCGGTCTTTCACGCGAACGTGCTGGATTTGACGTGCGTGACGCGCACCCAACTCACTACGGACGCCTATGTTCTGTAGAAACTCCAGAAGGTGCAAACATTGGTTTGGTGCTGAACTTAGCGACCTATGCACGTGTTAACGAATATGGTTTTATTGAAACCCCTTACCTTAAGGTAGTTAAAGGCAAAGTTACCGAAGAGCTTGTCTACCTAGACGCTTCACAAGAACTCACCGAAGTTATTGCTGACGCTGGTGCCAAGATAAACGATGACGGTACATTCGCCGCTGAACGCGTGAGTGCTCGTAACAACCTGAACCCAGAACAAGTTGACGTATCTGAAGTAACCTACATGGATGCTGCCTACAAGCAGATCCTCGGTTCAACTGCATCACTCGTGCCATTTATCGAGAAAAACCGTGTTGACCGTTCACTTACTGGTTCAAACATGCAGAAGCAAGCTGTCCCGCTTTTGACGCCACAGGCTCCAATCGTTGGTACTGGTATTGAAGGCGAACTTGCTAAAAATACGAGTCAGCTAGTTACCGCTGAGGGTGATGGTGAAGTTGTCCGTGCTGATGGTGACGAAATCCACGTTAAGTACAAAGACGGAACTAAAGTGTACGAACTTACTCACTTTGCTAAGTCAAACGACGACCGTTCAATCAACCAGAAAACCCGCGTTAACCGCGGCGACAAGGTTGTAGCCGGCGACGTACTAATCGAAGGTGCTTCAATCGCTGATGGCGAGCTAGCACTTGGTCGTGACCTTACTGTGGCATTTATGCCTTGGGGTGGTTACAACATGGACGACGCGATCGTCCTAAGCGACCGTATCGTTCAGGAAGACGCTCTAACAAGCATCAACATCAAGGACTACACCGTAGAAGTCCGTGAAACCAAACTAGGTCCAGAAATCGTTACCCGCGATATTCCAAACGTATCTGAAGAATCACTTCGTCACCTAGACGAAACTGGTGTCGTTCAGATCGGTTCTGAAGTAAAAGCCGGCGACGTACTTGTCGGTAAGATTACGCCAAAGGGTGAACAAGAACTAAGTTCAGAAGAACGACTTCTTCGTGCGATCTTCGGTGAAAAAGCCAAGGATGTCCGAGATACTTCACAGCGTATGAACAACGCCGGTGGTGGTAAAGTCGTCGGAATCAAGATCTTTAGCCGTGAAAACGGTCACGAGCTTAAAGCTGGTGTGCTCATGCAGATTCAGATCTTCGTTGCGCAACTTCGCAAAATTAGCGTTGGTGACAAGCTTGCTGGTCGCCACGGTAACAAGGGCGTTGTTGCTAGGATTCTCCCTGTAGAGGACATGCCATTCATGGAAGACGGTACCCCAGTTGACGTAGTACTTAACCCGCTAGGCGTGCCTTCTCGTATGAACATTGGTCAGCTATTTGAAACGCACCTTGGTATGGCCGCACGTGCTCTTGGGTACAAAGTTGCAACCCCACCATTTAACGGTGTTCCAAACGATATCATTAGCGACGAACTTGAAAAAGCTGGTTTTGCCCGTGACGGTAAATCACAACTATTCGACGGTCGTACTGGTGATGCATTCGAAGAACGGACAACTGTCGGTGTGATGCACATTATTAAGCTTCACCACATGGTAAGTGACAAGATTCACGCTCGTTCAACTGGTCCATACACTATGGTTACCCAGCAGCCGCTTGGTGGTAAAGCGCAAAACGGTGGTCAGCGATTCGGAGAGATGGAAGTATGGGCACTTGAGGCGTATGGTGCTGCTACGACCCTTCAGGAAATGCTTACGATCAAATCAGACGATGTCTATGGTCGTGCAAAAGCATACGAATCAATCATCAAGAACGAAGCGATTGTTGGTCCTAAACTGCCAGAATCATTCAACGTGCTCGTAAAGGAACTTCAAGGACTCGGCCTACGTGTCGACCTATTAGTTGATTCCGAAGATGCTATTGTTGATGCCGAACAGGTAATTGCCGCAGCTGGTCCAGCCGACAAGACTGTTCCTGCACTTGATGACACTGAAGTCGAAACCGTTCTAGATGAAGCTGATGAACTTGGCGACATTGACGGTGAAGATGGAATAAGTATTCAAGA